One Gemmatimonas sp. DNA window includes the following coding sequences:
- a CDS encoding APC family permease translates to MLGAGQLFALGFGGIVGVGWVIGLGAWVGQAGPVGAVVAFVLGGALTVLVGCCYAELLGILPACGGEIAYAYDICGAGACFAVGWLLVLANVVTLVFEALSLSWITATLIPAIRSQPLYTLAGYPVSAGDLVLGIGGMLLMAWLNVAGLRFAAKLQDAFTLAKVAMISLAIVVGLSALSPVRLEPLFGPPAAEWVGLRGVLVAVPFWLSGFANVSQVAAEADARVSPRKMGLMLIWSIVAATAFYVLLIVACAGLLPRAELLALELPAAQVFERRFGSGGLTRLVLIVALLGNITVWNSTLIATSRVLYALARAGLMPASLARVHARHGTPALAILSISAIASVGVLLGKEAIAPVVNVASTCFAIVGAVVCGLVLVLRYRDPTRPRPFRVPGGLPLAWVALLSSLGLIAVSLATPSGFLRRVPVEWLLLALWILGGALLWVRVRRSQPEMDEEQRRALILGAERDGAIPLLPDAT, encoded by the coding sequence GTGCTCGGCGCTGGCCAGCTCTTCGCCCTCGGCTTCGGCGGCATCGTCGGCGTCGGCTGGGTGATTGGCCTCGGGGCATGGGTGGGACAGGCCGGACCAGTGGGCGCCGTGGTCGCCTTTGTCCTCGGCGGCGCCCTCACCGTATTGGTCGGCTGCTGTTATGCCGAGCTCCTTGGCATCCTGCCGGCGTGTGGTGGTGAGATTGCGTACGCCTATGACATTTGCGGCGCCGGCGCCTGTTTTGCCGTTGGCTGGTTGCTCGTGCTCGCGAACGTGGTGACGCTCGTGTTCGAGGCGCTGAGCCTCTCCTGGATCACGGCGACACTGATCCCTGCCATCCGCTCACAGCCGCTGTATACGCTGGCTGGCTACCCGGTCAGCGCGGGTGACCTGGTCCTGGGAATCGGTGGCATGCTGTTGATGGCCTGGCTCAATGTGGCCGGTCTGCGATTCGCAGCAAAGCTGCAGGATGCCTTCACGCTGGCGAAGGTTGCCATGATCAGTCTGGCCATTGTGGTCGGGCTCAGCGCGCTCTCGCCGGTCCGGCTCGAGCCCCTGTTCGGACCGCCGGCGGCGGAGTGGGTTGGACTGCGAGGCGTGCTGGTCGCCGTGCCCTTCTGGTTGTCCGGGTTCGCCAATGTTTCGCAGGTCGCCGCCGAAGCTGACGCTCGCGTCTCACCACGGAAGATGGGGCTGATGCTCATCTGGTCGATCGTTGCCGCCACCGCGTTCTATGTGCTGCTGATCGTCGCGTGCGCCGGTCTGCTGCCGCGTGCCGAGCTGCTCGCGCTCGAGTTGCCGGCCGCGCAGGTGTTCGAGCGTCGCTTTGGATCGGGGGGGCTGACCCGTCTCGTGCTCATCGTCGCCCTGCTTGGCAACATCACCGTCTGGAACAGCACCCTGATCGCCACATCGCGGGTGCTCTACGCACTCGCGCGCGCGGGGTTGATGCCCGCATCGCTGGCGCGAGTCCATGCGCGACACGGCACACCGGCGCTTGCGATTCTCAGCATATCCGCCATCGCCTCCGTTGGGGTGCTGCTTGGCAAGGAGGCGATTGCACCGGTCGTCAACGTCGCGAGTACCTGCTTTGCCATCGTCGGTGCCGTGGTCTGCGGGCTCGTGCTCGTCCTCAGGTACCGCGACCCGACGCGGCCTCGACCGTTCCGCGTGCCCGGTGGTCTGCCACTCGCGTGGGTGGCGCTGCTCTCGTCGCTCGGTCTGATCGCGGTGTCTCTCGCCACCCCGTCGGGATTCCTGCGCCGCGTGCCGGTGGAATGGCTGTTGCTTGCCCTGTGGATCCTCGGCGGTGCCCTGCTCTGGGTCCGCGTGCGCCGATCACAACCCGAGATGGACGAAGAGCAGCGACGGGCGCTCATCCTCGGAGCGGAACGGGATGGCGCCATTCCCCTCCTCCCCGATGCCACATGA